One window of Camelina sativa cultivar DH55 chromosome 4, Cs, whole genome shotgun sequence genomic DNA carries:
- the LOC104780607 gene encoding protein NRT1/ PTR FAMILY 2.10-like encodes MKSRVIILNHRDKRDKNYNNNNNSDLFCNYTQIETMERKPLEVETTTTNHHSAVDDVTSTMVDSFEEDQKKLVYRGWKVMPFIIGNETFEKLGIIGTLSNLLVYLTSVFNLKSYTAATIINAFSGTINFGTFIAAFLCDTYFGRYKTLCVAVIACFMGSFVILLTAAIPSLHPVACGNKSTCEGPSVGQIMFLLMGLGFLVIGAGGIRPCNLAFGADQFNPKSESGKKGINSFFNWYFFTFTFAQIISLTLIVYIQSNVSWTIGLTIPVVLMFLACVIFFAGDRLYVKVKASGSPLAGIAHVIAAAIKKRGLKPVKQPWVDLYNHIPRNYVNTSLKYTDQFRFLDKAAIKSPEDKLNSDGAASDPWKLCTLQQVEEVKCIVRVIPIWLASSIYYLAISMQMTYPVFQALQSDRRLGSGDFRIPGATYVVFLMTGMTIFIVFYDRVLVPSLRRVTGLETGITLLQRIGAGIVFAILSLLVSGFIEERRRTFALTKPTLGMAPRTGEISSMSAMWLIPQLTLAGIAEAFAAIGQMEFYYKQFPENMRSFAGSIFYIGGGISSYLASFLISTVHRTTEHSPTGNWLAEDLNKAKLDYFYFMLTGIMVVNLGYFLLMAKWYRYKGSNDEDITEIETNEEVTKKQQLQEKDSV; translated from the exons ATGAAGAGCAGAGTCATCATCCTTAACCATAGAGACAAAAGAGATAAGaattataacaacaacaacaacagcgaCCTCTTCTGTAATTACACACAGATTGAGACTATGGAGAGAAAGCCCCTTGAGGTTGAGACTACGACAACGAACCACCACTCCGCCGTCGATGATGTGACATCTACGATGGTCGATTCATTCGAGGAAGATCAGAAAAAACTTGTTTATAGAGGATGGAAAGTCATGCCCTTCATCATTG GTAATGAGACATTTGAGAAGCTTGGGATCATAGGGACATTATCGAACCTTCTTGTCTACCTAACTTCTGTATTCAACCTTAAGAGTTATACAGCTGCAACTATCATCAATGCCTTTAGTGGCACTATCAATTTCGGGACTTTCATCGCTGCTTTCCTCTGTGACACTTACTTTGGTCGCTACAAGACTCTCTGTGTCGCTGTCATCGCTTGTTTCATG GGATCGTTTGTGATACTACTAACTGCTGCAATTCCTTCATTGCACCCCGTTGCTTGCGGAAACAAAAGCACATGCGAAGGTCCAAGTGTGGGACAGATAATGTTCCTGCTcatgggtttagggtttcttgtGATAGGCGCTGGTGGTATCAGACCGTGTAATTTAGCGTTTGGTGCTGATCAGTTCAACCCCAAATCCGAATCAGGAAAGAAAGGAATCAACAGTTTCTTCAACTGGTATTTCTTCACTTTCACGTTCGCTCAGATCATCTCACTCACGCTAATTGTGTACATCCAGTCAAATGTGAGTTGGACCATCGGTTTGACTATCCCTGTGGTTCTTATGTTCTTGGCCTGCGTCATCTTCTTTGCTGGAGATAGACTGTATGTAAAAGTTAAAGCCTCTGGTAGTCCTTTGGCTGGTATTGCTCATGTTATAGCAGCCGCTATCAAGAAACGAGGATTGAAGCCTGTTAAGCAGCCTTGGGTCGATCTTTACAACCACATCCCACGCAACTATGTAAACACTAGTCTCAAATACACCGACCAGTTCAG GTTTCTAGACAAAGCAGCGATTAAGTCCCCCGAGGACAAGTTGAACTCAGATGGAGCGGCTTCAGATCCATGGAAGCTATGCACGTTGCAGCAAGTGGAAGAAGTGAAGTGCATTGTTAGAGTGATCCCAATCTGGCTTGCTTCTTCGATATACTATCTTGCAATAAGTATGCAAATGACTTACCCTGTCTTCCAAGCACTCCAGAGCGACCGGCGTTTGGGTTCTGGTGACTTCAGGATCCCCGGAGCAACCTATGTAGTGTTCTTAATGACGGGGATGACAATTTTCATCGTATTCTATGACCGTGTTCTTGTCCCGTCGCTCAGGAGAGTGACCGGGTTAGAAACTGGCATAACACTCTTACAAAGAATCGGAGCAGGGATTGTGTTTGCGATATTGAGTTTATTAGTGTCTGGATTTATAGAGGAACGGAGAAGAACCTTTGCGCTGACAAAACCGACACTCGGTATGGCGCCTCGGACAGGAGAAATCTCTTCCATGTCAGCTATGTGGCTGATTCCGCAGCTCACACTTGCAGGCATAGCAGAAGCTTTTGCTGCCATTGGACAAATGGAGTTTTACTACAAGCAGTTTCCTGAAAATATGAGGAGCTTCGCCGGTTCTATCTTCTATATAGGTGGTGGGATTTCGAGCTACCTCGCTAGCTTCTTGATCTCAACTGTTCATCGAACAACTGAGCATTCACCTACAGGGAATTGGTTAGCTGAGGATCTGAACAAAGCCAAATTGGATTACTTCTACTTCATGCTCACAGGAATCATGGTCGTTAACTTGGGTTACTTCTTGTTGATGGCTAAATGGTATAGATACAAAGGCAGTAATGATGAAGACATCACTGAGATTGAGACCAATGAAGAAGTGACCAAAAAACAGCAGCTACAAGAGAAGGACTCTGTCTGA